The following DNA comes from Streptomyces sp. NBC_00273.
GAGTGCCGCGTCGTCGGAGGGGGTGGTGCCGAAGAGGAGGGCGGTCACGTCCCGGGGCTCGCCGGTCAGGCGGGCGGAGACGGCCGGGGCCAGGGCCGCGGGGTCGTGGGCCTGGGTGTGCGGTACGCCGAGCAGCGCGGCGAGGCGTTCGCGGGTGGCGGTGCGCAGCACGGTGGCGGCGCGGTCGCGGGCGTCGGTCTTGCGGTAGAGGCGGGCGCGGCCCTCGGTGGCCTCGGAGGCGCGGATGGCGACGGGGAGCTTCTCGGTGACGAGGGGGCCCAGGCGCCGGGCGCGCCAGAGGGCGGCGAGGACGGCGGCGACGAAGAGCTGGAGCAGGGCCCAGGACCAGCCGGCCGGGATGAGGTCGAGGAGGCCCTTGTCCTCGGCGGAGGGCGCGGTGTCGGGGTCGGAGTCCGCGAGGGACGGCAGGTACCAGACGAGGTCCGGGCGGGAGCCGAGGAGTTGGAGGGCGAGGGAGGCGTTGCCTTCGTCGGCGAGGGACTCGTTGAGGAGGATCGTCTCGGAGCCGAGGAGGACGGTGTCGCCGCCGGCGGGGCCGGTGGGGAGGACGAGGAGCGTGGGGTGGCCGCCGCTGGGGTAGCAGGCGGTGGTCCGGGGCAGGGCGGTGGTGTAGGTGAGGCCGCCGCCGGTGTCGGCGCGGCCGGCCGAGGTGGCGGCGGGCAGGGTGCAGCCGGGGTCGGGGCGGTCCGTGGTGGCGTCGCCGGAGGTGCGCACGCCGGGGGAGAGGTCGCCGAGGCTGTGGCTGCTGGGTGCGAGGAGGACGGTGCGGCCGCCGGAGAGGTCGATGGCCGAGCGGATGACGTCGCGCTGGGTGGCGCCGAGCCGGTCGGGGTCGGTGACCAGGAGAGTGGTGCGGGGGCCGGTGGCGGCGGCGGCCTCGCGGGCGGTGGTGACGACGCGGGTGGTGACGCCGCGTTCCTTCAAGAGCTCGGCGACGGCGCGGCTGCCGAAGGGGTCGGCGCTGCGGGGGTCGAGGCCGCCGTGGCGGGTGCCGGAGTCGAGGGCCGCCATGGCGACGGCGCCGGCGGCGAGGACGGCCACGGCGGTGAGGACGCGGCGGATCCGGCGAAGGCGGCGGGTGCGCGGGGCGCCGTCGGCGGGTGGGGGTGCGTGGCCGGGGGTACCGGCCGAGGGCTCCCGCGCCTCGGGCGCCGACGGGGCCGACGGCGCCGAAGTGGCCGTCGGCGTGGCCGGGTCGGTCGGGCCGGTCATGCGGTGGGTCCCGTCAGCAGCGGCTTTGCGCGGTCCAGGGTGAGGTCGAGGGCGCGCAGGCGGGCGTACGTGTCGGCGTCGGCGGTGCGGCCGCCGTAGGTGACGTCGTCGAAGGTACGGGCGGCGGCGCGGAGTTCCGCGGCGTGGTCGGGGAGGGAGACCGCGGCTTCGGCGGCGGCCTCGTCGGCGGTGCGTCCGGGGCGCGGGTCGAGCAGGGTGCGCTCCTCCAGGGAGCGGACGACGGCGCGCATGCGTTCCTGGACGGCTTCGGTCCAGCGGCCGGCCGCGGCGTGGGCGTCGGCGGCGGTGCGGTGGTCGGCGGCGCTGCGGGTGCCGTCGGCGAAGAGGACGCCCGTGCCGGTGGTGATCCGGCCGGGGGTGCCGAGGCGCCACCAGAGGGCGCCGACGGCGAGGACCACGAGTACGAGGATCACGACGAGGCCGAAGCCGCCTCCGGGGGTCGCCCCGGAGGCGGCGCCGAGCATGTCGTCGAGCCAGTCGAAGAACTTGCGCAGGGCGCGGTCGAGCAGGCTCGGGTCGTTCTCGTGGTACATCGGCTTGGACAGTTCGCGCTCGGCCGCTTCCCTGGCGGGTTCGCGCGGTGTCGTCACCGGTGGTGTTTCGGCGCTCGGCAGGAGCGCCGTGGCGCGGGTGATGAGGCCCCCCGTACTCATCATCTGTGCGTCAGCCTCCGGTCGTGCCGTAGTTCTCGAGGCCTGCGGCCCGGGCGAGCTCCAGGTCGAGTCCCTCGCGGCGGATGCGCTGGTCGACGTAGAGGAGCACGGTGACGCCGGACTGGAACGGCATGACGATGGTCTGCGCGATGATCAGGCCGATCGCGGGGGCGATCAGTGCGCCCCAGTTGTTCATGTTGGCGGGGCTGCCGTCCGCGAGGGCGTCGAGGCCGCCGCTGAAGGCGAAGACGCTGAGGAGCTGGAACGGCATGACGATCATCGCCGAGATGAAGCCGGCGATGATGATGGTGAGCAGCGTGATGCCGAAGATGCGCCACCAGGTGCCCTTGACGAGCTTCGAGGAGCGCGCGAAGGCCTTGAACACGGTGCTCTTCTCGAGCATCAGGGCGGGCGAGGCCAGTGTGAACTTGATGCCCAGCCAGAGCAGGAGCGGCAGCCAGACGAGGCCGCCGAGGACGGCGAGGGCGGGGGTCTCGGCGAGGAGGCCCGGCAGGATCAGTACGGCGCCGAGCAGGACGGCGCCGAGGGCCATCAGCAGCGTGAGCCCTATCAGGCGCAGCAGCTGGGGGCGGGACTCGCGCCAGGCGTCGGAGACCGAGGAGTGCTGGCCGAGCACGGCGCGGCTGAAGACCATCGTGAGCATCGCGGTGACCACGATGGTGCCGAGGAACTGGATGAACTGGACCACTGCGGTCGCGCCGATGGTGCTGCCGATCGCGTCGATGAATTCCTCGGGGCCGGCGTCCGGGGAGGCGGAGATGGCGAGGTCGTCCAGCATGAACTTCTGGGCGATCACGCTGATCACCTGGACGACGGTGGCCACGACCAGGGTGATCGGCAGGACCGCGCGCCAGTGGGTGCGCATGGTGGCGACCGCGCCGTCGAGGATCTCGCCGAGGCCCAGGGGCCGCAGGGGGATCACACCGGGCTTGGCGGCGGGGGGCTGGCCCCACTGGCCGGGGGCGCCCGGGTAGCCGTACTGGGGGCCGTACTGGCCCGCCTGAGGGGTACCCGGCTGCTGCCCCCAGCCCGAGGTGGGCTGCGGCTGCGGCTGCGGGGCCGCGGGCGTGGTGCCCGGGTTCGACCACTGACCGGGCGGCGGCTGTTCGGCGGACCACTTCGGGTCGCCGGCGGGCTGGGCGGGCTGGGCCGGCGGTGCGGGCTGCTGCGCGCCGCCGTCGGTGCCCGGCCGCTCGCTGTCAGACGGAGAGGATCCGGGCGAAGCCCAGCCCGGAGAGTCGTTCATCGTCACTCCTTCATGTGCGCCTGCCGCGGCAGGGCGCTGGTCGCTGCCATCGTGCCACGTGGGGGGCCCGAACGGAGTAGGGGGTGGGCAGCGGATCGCGTGCGGTGGCGGGGCGGGGAGGGCCGGCCCGGGAGGATTCCGACCGGTCGGACGGTTCCGGGCGGTAGTGAGGGGTTCTCCGCAGCCCGTACCTTCAATAGTCGACCCGTTCGGGGGCAGACTGGTGGAGCTGATCTCCACACAGGTCCGAGGGTCGATTTCCAGCCCTTTTGGCTGTGGGACAGCTCACCGCCGGGTCACGATTAGCTAATGGGATGATGTCAACCATGAAGGGACGCGTCCTTGTCGTCGACGACGACACCGCGCTGGCCGAGATGCTCGGCATTGTGCTGCGTGGAGAAGGTTTTGAGCCGTCGTTCGTAGCAGACGGTGACAAGGCACTTGCTGCCTTCCGGGAGGCGAAGCCGGACCTGGTGCTGCTGGACCTCATGCTGCCCGGGAGGGACGGCATAGAGGTCTGCCGCCTGATCCGGGCGGAGTCCGGCGTGCCGATCGTCATGCTCACCGCCAAGAGCGACACGGTCGATGTCGTCGTGGGCCTGGAGTCCGGGGCCGACGACTACATCGTGAAGCCGTTCAAGCCGAAGGAGCTGGTGGCCCGTATCCGGGCCCGCCTGCGCCGGTCGGAGGAGCCCGCGCCCGAGCAGCTGGCCATCGGTGACCTGGTCATCGACGTGGCCGGGCACTCGGTCAAGCGGGACGGCGCCTCCATCGCGCTGACCCCGCTCGAGTTCGACCTGCTGGTCGCCCTCGCGCGCAAGCCCTGGCAGGTCTTCACCCGTGAGGTGCTGCTGGAGCAGGTTTGGGGCTACCGGCACGCGGCGGACACCCGCCTGGTCAACGTGCACGTGCAGCGTCTGCGCTCCAAGGTCGAGAAGGACCCGGAGCGCCCCGAGATCGTCGTGACGGTGCGTGGTGTCGGCTACAAGGCCGGACCCAGCTGACGTGCAGTCCGGTACGTCCGGCGTGTCCGGTAGGGTCCCGGGCGGCTTCCACCCGTGGAGGCTGCGCTTCGGCCGGCTGTTCCGGGACCGGGCGTCGAGCAGCCGTGTCCTGCGGTTGTTCCTGCGCCTGGCGCGCCGACCGCTGCTTCCGGCCGTCCGGCTGTGGCGGCGCAACATCCAGCTCCGGGTGGTCGCCGCCACCCTGTTGATCTCGCTCGCCGTGGTCCTCGCCCTGGGGTTCGTCGTCATCGCCCAGGTCAGCAGGGGTCTCCTCGAGGCCAAGGAGGAGGCGGCACAGAGCCAGGCCGCGGGCGGGTTCGCGGTGGCGCAGGAGAAGGCCAACGCCCCGGCCACGGTGGACGGGCCCGACGCCACCGACAACAAGGTCGGCCGGGACGCCAGTACGTGGATGAACTCCCTGGTCAAGCAGTTGGCCAGTGGTGGGCAGACCGCTTTCGAGGTCGTCGCGCTGGGTGCGGGCACGGGTGACGAGGCGCTGCCCGGGACGCAGGGCGTCAAGGGCGCCCGGGCCTCCGGCAACGTGGACCCGACCGCCAGCGTCCCGCTGCCGCTGCGCCGGGCCGTCAACCGGGCCACCGGCGCCTTCAAGACCTTCTCCGAGATCCGCTACACCAGTGGGGACGGGGCGAAGGAGCCCGAGCCGGCGCTGGTCATCGGCAAGCGGCTCTCGGACATCAACGGCGACCCGTACGACCTGTACTACCTCTTCCCGCTCACGCAGGAGGAGGAGTCCCTCAACCTGATCAAGGTCACCATCGTGACCGCGGGCATGTTCGTCGTCGTCCTGCTCTGCGGCATCGCCTGGCTCGTCGTGCGCCAGGTGGTCACACCGGTCCGGATGGCCGCCGGGATCGCCGAGCGGCTCTCGGCCGGGCGGCTCCAGGAGCGGATGAAGGTCACCGGTGAGGACGACATCGCGCGCCTCGGCGAGGCCTTCAACAAGATGGCGCAGAACCTCCAGAACAAGATCCAGCAGCTGGAGGAGCTGTCCCGGATGCAGCGCCGCTTCGTCTCGGACGTCTCGCACGAGCTGCGCACCCCGCTGACGACGGTACGGATGGCCGCCGACGTCATCCACGACGCCCGGGTCGACTTCGACCCGATCACCGCGCGCTCCGCCGAGCTGCTCGCCGGGCAGCTCGACCGGTTCGAGTCGCTCCTCGCCGACCTGCTGGAGATCAGCCGCTTCGACGCCGGGGCCGCGGCCCTGGAGGCCGAGCCCATCGACCTGCGTGACGTCGTGCGCCGGGTCATCGACGGTGCCGAGCCGCTCGCCGAGCACAAGGGCACCCGGATCCGGGTCCTGGGCGACACCCAGCCGGTCATCGCCGAGGCCGATGCCCGGCGGGTGGAGCGGGTGCTGCGCAATCTGGTGGTCAACGCCGTGGAGCACGGCGAGGGCCGCGACGTGGTGGTCCGGCTGGCGTCCGCGGGCGGGGCCGTCGCCGTCGCCGTACGGGACTACGGGGTCGGGCTGAAGCCCGGCGAGGCCACCCGTGTCTTCAACCGCTTCTGGCGGGCCGACCCGGCGCGGGCGCGCACGACCGGCGGGACCGGCCTGGGCCTGTCGATCGCCGTCGAGGACGCCCGGCTGCACGGGGGCTGGCTGCAGGCTTGGGGCGAGCCGGGCGGCGGTTCGCAGTTCCGGCTGACCCTGCCGCGCACGGCCGACGAGCCGCTGCGGGGCTCGCCCATCCCGCTGGAGCCCGAGGACTCCCGGGCCAACCGCGCCAACCGGGCCAGGGCCGCGGCCGAGGCCGCGGGCGGTGCGGCGGAGCGTACGCCCGCCGACGCGGGCGACCGCTCGCCGATACCGCCGCGCTCGCCCGTCGCCGGAGCGATGCCGGTGCCCGCAGACCCGACGGCCCTGCCGGGGAACGGGGCACGGGTCGTGGCCCGCCCGGCCGAACAGGCACAACAGGAGGACCGAGCCGATGGACGCTGAGCCCTTGGACGCGCGGGCGGGGCGTGCGCGGGTGCGGCGCCGGCGGCTGCGCACCGTACGGGCGTACGCCTTCGGCGCGGCCGGGCTGCTGCTCGCGGGGTGTGCCTCCATGCCGGACCGGGGCGACATCCGTCCGGTGCAGGCCTCGCAGGGCGTGGATTCGCAGGTCCGGGTGTTCGGCGTACCGCCCGCGGACAAGGCCAGCCCGGCGGAGATCGTCGACGGCTTCCTGGAGGCGATGACCAGCGACGACCCGCAGCTGGAGACGGCCCGCAAGTACCTCACCGAGGCGGCTGCGAAGAGCTGGAAGCCCGGCTCGGCCGTCACCGTGCTCTCCTCCGGGCTCAACCGGGTTCCGAACCGCGGCGAGAAGGACCCGGACGGGCCCCGCTGGAAGGTGACCGGCAAGAAGCTCGCGACCGTCGACGAGCACAGCGCGTACCAGCCGCAGACCGGGGCCAGGGAGTACGAGGAGTTCCTCCAGCTCGTCCAGAACGAGGACAAGCAATGGCGGATCTCGACCCCGCCGAGCGGGCTCGTGCTCAGCGAATCGGACTTCCAGCGCATCTACATGCCGGTCAACAAGTACTACTTCGCGGGCGGCACGCTCGTCGCCGACCCCGTCTACGTGCGTCAGCGCACCGACCCGGACTCGCGGATGGACCCGACCACCCAGACCGTGCAGTCGCTGCTGGCGGGGCCGTCGCGGTGGCTCGCCCCGGTCGTGGAGTCCAGTTTCCCCACCGGTACGGAACTGAGCCCGGGCACCAAGTCCCTTTCGTACGACGGGCAGAACACGCTGCGCGTGCCGCTCAACGAGAAGGCCGAGAACGTCGCGCAGCCGCAGTGCAAGAAGATGGCCACCCAACTCCTCTACACGGTCAAGGACCTGACGGGTTCCCGGCTCGACCAGGTCGAACTGGTGCGGGCGGGCGGCAAGTCGACCTCGCTGTGTTCGGTGAGCGAGGTGAACGCGGCCGCGATCGCGGGCCGGCCAAAGATCCCCGAGTTCCAGTACTTCGTGGACAACGAGAAGCGTCTGGTCCGCATGAAGCTGGACACGAGCAGCGAGGACCAGCAGGTCCGGCCCGAACCGGTGCCGGGGCCGCTGGCCACCCCTCCCGGTTTCAAGGTCAGATCGGCGGCGGTCTCGCACGACGAGCGGCGCGCGGCCGTGGTCTCCGAGGACGAGCACGCGCTGTACGTCGTGCCGCTGGTCGGGAGCGGGGCGATGCCGCAGCCGTTGCCGGTCGGCAAGGGCGGCAAGGCGGCGTTGCTGACCGCGCCGAGCTGGGACGCTTCGGGTGATCTGTGGGTCGCGGACCGGGATCTGCAGTCCCCGGGGCTGTGGCGGGTGCCGGGTGGTGCCGGAACGCCCGAGAAGGTGCAGGTGGCGGGGCTCGACGGGCGGAAGATCGCTTCGCTGAAGGCGTCCGCCGACGGGGCGCGGATCGCCCTGCTGGTGGAGCAGCCCGGCGGCGGCAGCAAGGTCCTCTACGTCGGGCGGATCGAACGGCCCGACGGCAAGGGCGACTCCTCGGCGGTGTCGGTGCGCGAGCTGCGTCCGGCGGCCCCGCAGATGGTCGACGTGACGGCGATGAGCTGGGCGCCCCGCGGGCGGCTGCTCGTGGTGGGCCGGGAGAACGGCGGCGTGCAGCAGGCCCGCTACATGCTGGCCGACGGTTCGATGGTCGCGGCGAGCCTGCCCGGGGCCACCGGTCTGTCGGAGGTGGCGGTCGCGGCCACGGAGGACGAGGCGAAGCCGAAGCCGGTGGTCGCGTTCTCGGAGGACGGGATCGTGTGGCTTCCGCCGGGGGCGCAGTGGCGCACGGTGGCGGCGGGCGCGGGCGGCCGGGCTCCGGTGTACCCGGGCTGATCGGCCTTCGCGCGGGTCGTCCACAGGGGTCGCGCCCGGCGGCCGGGCCCGTCAGTGTGGATCCATGCGGGATGGGTGGCAGGAGCTCGCCGGGCTGGTCCTGCCGGTCGACTGCGCCGGCTGCGGGGCGGTCCGGGTGCTGGTGTGCGCCGAGTGCCGGGATGCGCTGAGCGGGGCCGGGGCGGGGCCGGTGCGGCCGTCTCCGCGGCCCGCGGGATTGCCGGTGGTGCTGGCCGCCGCCGTCTACGAGGGGGCCGTACGGAGCCTCCTGCTGGCGCACAAGGAGCGCGGGGCGCTACCGCTGGCCGGGGTGCTCGGCGCAGGCCTGGCGGCGGCCGTCCTGGCGGGCGGTGTCGGCGGTGCCGGTGGTGCGGGCGGTGCGGGGGACGTGGCGCTGGTCCCGGTCCCGTCGGCGCGGCGGCAGGTCCGGGCGCGCGGGCACGATCCGGCGCTCAGGATCGCGCGGGCGGCCGCGGGGCGGCTGCGGCGGGCCGGCGTTCCCGCGCGCGTGGCGCCCGTACTGGGGCTGCGGCGGGCGGTGGCGGACCAGGCGGGGCTGGGGGCCCGGCAGCGCCGGGAGAACCTCACGGGGGCGCTGGCGGTGCGCCGCGGCGGGTGGCGGCTCATGGCCGGTGCGGCCCGGATCGTGCTCGTGGACGACCTGATCACGACGGGGGCGACGCTGGCGGAGGCGGCCCGGGCGGTGCGCGCCGCGGGGCTGGTGGCGGGCCCGGGGACGGGCCCGGGGACGGTGCTGCGGGCGGCGGTGGTGGCCGCGCCGGCGGACTCCTTCAGGCGGATCGAACGCGCGCCACGTCTTTGCGCACCTCGGACAGAGCAAAAATCTTGTGAATAGATTTGGAACTGGCGGGGAAGGCCCATCGTTGCAGGTAGTAAGAGGGAACAGTCACCTGACTGGAAGTACATTCCGGTAGCGGGTGCCGACAACCGCCATAGAGGGATATGTTCGGTTGTAAGGAACTCAGGAGACTGTCTCTCGACTCCGAAGTCGGTGGGGTGTTGATCTTGCCGATGGGGGAGGAGGAGGTGAAAGTCGCCAAGTCCGAGGCTCCGGCCTTCACCGGAGTCTGGTGCGAAAGGGAGACGCTTCGCCCCGTCGGGCGGAGCTATCCGGGAACGGAGTTCTGCGTGGACATCGTCGTCAAGGGCCGCAAGACCGAGGTGCCCGAGCGGTTCCGCAAGCACGTGGCCGAGAAGCTGAATCCGGAGCGGATCCAGAAGCTCGACGCCAAGGTGATCAGCTTGGACGTCGAGGTGTCCAAGGAGCACAACCCGCGCCAGGCCGACCGTTCCGACCGCGTGGAGATCACCCTGCGTTCGCGGGGCCCGGTGATCCGTGCCGAGGCCGCCGCCGCCGACGCGTACGCGGCGCTGGACCTGGCTCAGGACAAGCTCGAGGCCCGGCTGCGCAAGCAGCACGACAAGCGTTACACCCGCCGTGGCAACGGCCGGCTCTCGGCGGCGGAGGTCGCCGACGTGGTGCCGGGCGTCGCATCGCTGAACGGCAGCGGAC
Coding sequences within:
- a CDS encoding DUF4350 domain-containing protein; protein product: MTGPTDPATPTATSAPSAPSAPEAREPSAGTPGHAPPPADGAPRTRRLRRIRRVLTAVAVLAAGAVAMAALDSGTRHGGLDPRSADPFGSRAVAELLKERGVTTRVVTTAREAAAATGPRTTLLVTDPDRLGATQRDVIRSAIDLSGGRTVLLAPSSHSLGDLSPGVRTSGDATTDRPDPGCTLPAATSAGRADTGGGLTYTTALPRTTACYPSGGHPTLLVLPTGPAGGDTVLLGSETILLNESLADEGNASLALQLLGSRPDLVWYLPSLADSDPDTAPSAEDKGLLDLIPAGWSWALLQLFVAAVLAALWRARRLGPLVTEKLPVAIRASEATEGRARLYRKTDARDRAATVLRTATRERLAALLGVPHTQAHDPAALAPAVSARLTGEPRDVTALLFGTTPSDDAALVALADHLDALEREVRTS
- a CDS encoding DUF4129 domain-containing protein, whose amino-acid sequence is MMSTGGLITRATALLPSAETPPVTTPREPAREAAERELSKPMYHENDPSLLDRALRKFFDWLDDMLGAASGATPGGGFGLVVILVLVVLAVGALWWRLGTPGRITTGTGVLFADGTRSAADHRTAADAHAAAGRWTEAVQERMRAVVRSLEERTLLDPRPGRTADEAAAEAAVSLPDHAAELRAAARTFDDVTYGGRTADADTYARLRALDLTLDRAKPLLTGPTA
- a CDS encoding glycerophosphoryl diester phosphodiesterase membrane domain-containing protein, which produces MNDSPGWASPGSSPSDSERPGTDGGAQQPAPPAQPAQPAGDPKWSAEQPPPGQWSNPGTTPAAPQPQPQPTSGWGQQPGTPQAGQYGPQYGYPGAPGQWGQPPAAKPGVIPLRPLGLGEILDGAVATMRTHWRAVLPITLVVATVVQVISVIAQKFMLDDLAISASPDAGPEEFIDAIGSTIGATAVVQFIQFLGTIVVTAMLTMVFSRAVLGQHSSVSDAWRESRPQLLRLIGLTLLMALGAVLLGAVLILPGLLAETPALAVLGGLVWLPLLLWLGIKFTLASPALMLEKSTVFKAFARSSKLVKGTWWRIFGITLLTIIIAGFISAMIVMPFQLLSVFAFSGGLDALADGSPANMNNWGALIAPAIGLIIAQTIVMPFQSGVTVLLYVDQRIRREGLDLELARAAGLENYGTTGG
- the mtrA gene encoding two-component system response regulator MtrA; the encoded protein is MMSTMKGRVLVVDDDTALAEMLGIVLRGEGFEPSFVADGDKALAAFREAKPDLVLLDLMLPGRDGIEVCRLIRAESGVPIVMLTAKSDTVDVVVGLESGADDYIVKPFKPKELVARIRARLRRSEEPAPEQLAIGDLVIDVAGHSVKRDGASIALTPLEFDLLVALARKPWQVFTREVLLEQVWGYRHAADTRLVNVHVQRLRSKVEKDPERPEIVVTVRGVGYKAGPS
- the mtrB gene encoding MtrAB system histidine kinase MtrB encodes the protein MSGRVPGGFHPWRLRFGRLFRDRASSSRVLRLFLRLARRPLLPAVRLWRRNIQLRVVAATLLISLAVVLALGFVVIAQVSRGLLEAKEEAAQSQAAGGFAVAQEKANAPATVDGPDATDNKVGRDASTWMNSLVKQLASGGQTAFEVVALGAGTGDEALPGTQGVKGARASGNVDPTASVPLPLRRAVNRATGAFKTFSEIRYTSGDGAKEPEPALVIGKRLSDINGDPYDLYYLFPLTQEEESLNLIKVTIVTAGMFVVVLLCGIAWLVVRQVVTPVRMAAGIAERLSAGRLQERMKVTGEDDIARLGEAFNKMAQNLQNKIQQLEELSRMQRRFVSDVSHELRTPLTTVRMAADVIHDARVDFDPITARSAELLAGQLDRFESLLADLLEISRFDAGAAALEAEPIDLRDVVRRVIDGAEPLAEHKGTRIRVLGDTQPVIAEADARRVERVLRNLVVNAVEHGEGRDVVVRLASAGGAVAVAVRDYGVGLKPGEATRVFNRFWRADPARARTTGGTGLGLSIAVEDARLHGGWLQAWGEPGGGSQFRLTLPRTADEPLRGSPIPLEPEDSRANRANRARAAAEAAGGAAERTPADAGDRSPIPPRSPVAGAMPVPADPTALPGNGARVVARPAEQAQQEDRADGR
- a CDS encoding LpqB family beta-propeller domain-containing protein, whose product is MDAEPLDARAGRARVRRRRLRTVRAYAFGAAGLLLAGCASMPDRGDIRPVQASQGVDSQVRVFGVPPADKASPAEIVDGFLEAMTSDDPQLETARKYLTEAAAKSWKPGSAVTVLSSGLNRVPNRGEKDPDGPRWKVTGKKLATVDEHSAYQPQTGAREYEEFLQLVQNEDKQWRISTPPSGLVLSESDFQRIYMPVNKYYFAGGTLVADPVYVRQRTDPDSRMDPTTQTVQSLLAGPSRWLAPVVESSFPTGTELSPGTKSLSYDGQNTLRVPLNEKAENVAQPQCKKMATQLLYTVKDLTGSRLDQVELVRAGGKSTSLCSVSEVNAAAIAGRPKIPEFQYFVDNEKRLVRMKLDTSSEDQQVRPEPVPGPLATPPGFKVRSAAVSHDERRAAVVSEDEHALYVVPLVGSGAMPQPLPVGKGGKAALLTAPSWDASGDLWVADRDLQSPGLWRVPGGAGTPEKVQVAGLDGRKIASLKASADGARIALLVEQPGGGSKVLYVGRIERPDGKGDSSAVSVRELRPAAPQMVDVTAMSWAPRGRLLVVGRENGGVQQARYMLADGSMVAASLPGATGLSEVAVAATEDEAKPKPVVAFSEDGIVWLPPGAQWRTVAAGAGGRAPVYPG
- a CDS encoding ComF family protein, which encodes MRDGWQELAGLVLPVDCAGCGAVRVLVCAECRDALSGAGAGPVRPSPRPAGLPVVLAAAVYEGAVRSLLLAHKERGALPLAGVLGAGLAAAVLAGGVGGAGGAGGAGDVALVPVPSARRQVRARGHDPALRIARAAAGRLRRAGVPARVAPVLGLRRAVADQAGLGARQRRENLTGALAVRRGGWRLMAGAARIVLVDDLITTGATLAEAARAVRAAGLVAGPGTGPGTVLRAAVVAAPADSFRRIERAPRLCAPRTEQKSCE
- the hpf gene encoding ribosome hibernation-promoting factor, HPF/YfiA family is translated as MDIVVKGRKTEVPERFRKHVAEKLNPERIQKLDAKVISLDVEVSKEHNPRQADRSDRVEITLRSRGPVIRAEAAAADAYAALDLAQDKLEARLRKQHDKRYTRRGNGRLSAAEVADVVPGVASLNGSGQPVSEEKTDGVPITRIGSLEVQGEGPLIVREKTHSAAPMSLDQALYEMELVGHDFYLFVDSETKLPSVVYRRHAYDYGVIHVNPDGASSSEEPRGGAGGALGG